The following proteins are co-located in the Fodinibius salicampi genome:
- a CDS encoding DUF1801 domain-containing protein: protein MATLKTQPTENDVKEFLNAIDDRQKRKDSFKILGIMKSITGEEPKMWGSSIIGFGQYHYQYESGREGDWFLTGFSPRKKNLSLYIMAGFDNYDDLMSRLGKYKTGKSCLYIKRLEQVDLDILKKLIKESVDYMRAKYN, encoded by the coding sequence ATGGCGACCCTGAAAACACAACCCACAGAGAATGATGTCAAAGAGTTCCTCAATGCGATTGATGACAGGCAGAAACGGAAAGACAGTTTTAAGATATTAGGTATAATGAAAAGTATCACTGGTGAAGAACCCAAAATGTGGGGATCATCTATTATCGGTTTTGGACAGTATCATTACCAATATGAGAGTGGCCGTGAGGGCGACTGGTTTCTTACTGGGTTCTCTCCGCGGAAAAAGAACCTCAGCCTATATATTATGGCTGGATTCGATAACTATGATGATCTGATGAGTCGATTGGGCAAGTATAAAACAGGAAAATCCTGTCTCTATATCAAAAGGTTAGAACAGGTTGATCTCGACATACTTAAAAAACTCATTAAAGAATCGGTAGATTATATGAGGGCCAAATACAACTAA
- a CDS encoding ThuA domain-containing protein, protein MQNISLLTQLLGLTLILVFVSCASAQKQGKPIQALLLTGGGWHDYETQKKLLTEGINEQLADSVDWTVIHEGDGEPDHLLSILQQENWAEGYDVVVHNTGFGRVEDADFVKQFVEHHKGTPAVLIHATIHSYRYSEPADPWFEFMGFQSMRHEDQREFDVKNIAPDHPIMEGFPDTFRTPMDEVYVVEKIWGDITPLARAYGKETEEYHTATWTHEIEDTRVFATTLGHNNEMFEEEVFLRKVANGLLWAIDEL, encoded by the coding sequence ATGCAGAATATATCACTTCTTACTCAGCTATTGGGACTAACCTTAATCCTGGTATTTGTATCCTGTGCTTCTGCCCAAAAGCAGGGAAAGCCAATACAGGCCCTGTTGCTTACCGGCGGAGGCTGGCACGATTATGAAACGCAGAAAAAACTGTTAACGGAGGGGATTAATGAACAGCTGGCGGATAGTGTTGATTGGACCGTTATACACGAAGGAGATGGAGAACCTGATCACCTGCTTTCGATATTGCAACAGGAAAACTGGGCTGAAGGCTACGATGTGGTTGTGCACAATACTGGCTTTGGCCGGGTGGAAGACGCTGATTTTGTAAAGCAATTTGTAGAGCATCACAAAGGGACTCCTGCCGTGCTTATCCATGCCACGATTCACAGCTATCGTTATTCGGAGCCAGCCGATCCCTGGTTTGAGTTCATGGGCTTTCAGTCCATGCGGCACGAAGACCAGCGAGAGTTCGACGTCAAAAACATTGCCCCGGATCACCCGATTATGGAAGGATTCCCGGATACATTCCGCACTCCAATGGATGAAGTGTATGTTGTTGAAAAAATATGGGGCGATATAACGCCGTTGGCCCGGGCCTATGGTAAAGAAACCGAAGAGTATCACACGGCAACATGGACTCACGAGATTGAAGACACACGGGTGTTTGCAACTACCCTTGGTCACAACAATGAGATGTTTGAGGAAGAAGTCTTTTTAAGAAAGGTGGCCAATGGACTTTTATGGGCTATCGATGAGCTTTAA
- a CDS encoding M14 family zinc carboxypeptidase yields the protein MYLRNHKTPFKTVLLAALAVLALPILSAAQTDYYFPDANQAEFDESIPSPQDFLGYDIGTHYTRHDRIVAYFQELAELSDKATFQVIGETYEKRSQVILTITSATNHQNLEQIRQDHLTLLDPDAPTLSPEEGKSVVALNYSVHGDETSSGEAALLTAYYLIANESDETQEFLEEGVIHIDPAQNPDGRDRAAHYHNSYKSFPPVADPADAEHNQPWPEGRTNHFLHDLNRDWFAITQKESANRIDFYHQWYPNVQIDFHEMGTNSTYYLEPTQPVRTWNPIIPEYHYEEMNPLLAEYHIDALDNLGALYWTKEVFDNISPIYGSTYPDIQGGVGVTFEVGSSRGLVQESNAGEITFRSTIRKHLHTGIATVRGAVSEKEQFFEYQKDYFASALDVANSQPVNAYIFGDAEDPSLTHKFLDLLLKHRLEVYEVDQTVERNDKRFEAGSSYVVPTDQIHYRVIHDLFEPNTSFPDSVFYDITGWSVVQGYGIQYNEVESDNFQNYQGQQVAELPERSGTVKGGQSEYAYLLKWSDYNASPALYELLSNNITSRVAHKPFTANVASGEEEFGYGTIVVSVREQDLSPSELHQKLSETAEAHDVTFYAVDTGMTPSGIDLGSNNIEPVEKPEVALVIGPGVSSYEVGEAWFLLNKHAGIEATKIRKPQFPQTDLQRYNTIILVDGNYSDWDEQAVENLKNWVHAGGVLITDEDASEWAINQKLVSEDLLQTFPEDTTGTPPRYDYEEQSDRWRASTIPGTILEADIDTSNPLAFGVPDRSQLFIKNSSLFLKQSDNPYATVAKYTDEPFVGGHISDENLDKVRGTSPLVAKEEGSGKVILFADDPNFRSYWHTTSRLFLNAIFFGRNLSL from the coding sequence ATGTACTTACGGAATCATAAAACACCATTTAAAACTGTGCTCCTGGCCGCGTTGGCGGTGCTTGCGCTACCAATTCTGTCGGCCGCACAAACGGACTACTACTTTCCGGATGCGAACCAAGCTGAATTTGATGAATCCATTCCCTCTCCGCAGGACTTCCTGGGATACGATATCGGCACGCACTATACGCGCCATGACCGTATCGTTGCCTATTTTCAGGAATTGGCAGAATTATCGGATAAGGCGACGTTCCAGGTGATCGGGGAAACCTACGAAAAACGGTCACAAGTCATACTAACGATCACTTCTGCCACCAACCATCAAAACCTCGAGCAGATCCGGCAGGATCACCTCACCCTGTTGGATCCCGATGCACCAACCCTGAGCCCCGAAGAAGGAAAATCCGTGGTTGCGCTCAACTACAGCGTGCACGGCGATGAAACTTCCAGCGGCGAAGCGGCCCTTCTTACGGCCTATTACCTGATTGCCAATGAAAGCGATGAAACACAGGAGTTTTTGGAAGAAGGAGTCATTCATATCGATCCGGCCCAGAATCCTGATGGCCGTGATCGCGCCGCTCATTACCATAATAGCTATAAATCCTTTCCACCGGTAGCCGATCCAGCCGATGCTGAACACAACCAGCCCTGGCCAGAGGGACGCACAAACCACTTTCTGCACGACTTGAACCGCGACTGGTTTGCTATCACCCAGAAGGAGAGTGCCAACCGCATTGACTTTTACCACCAGTGGTATCCCAATGTACAGATCGACTTCCACGAGATGGGTACCAATAGCACCTACTACCTGGAGCCTACCCAACCGGTACGTACCTGGAACCCGATTATCCCGGAATACCACTACGAGGAAATGAATCCCCTGCTGGCCGAATATCATATCGATGCGCTGGATAATTTAGGCGCACTATACTGGACCAAAGAAGTATTCGATAACATTTCTCCTATCTACGGTTCTACCTATCCCGATATACAGGGCGGCGTAGGTGTGACTTTTGAGGTCGGCAGTTCCCGTGGACTTGTTCAGGAGAGCAATGCCGGCGAAATTACGTTCCGATCGACTATCCGCAAGCACCTGCATACAGGCATTGCCACAGTACGCGGCGCTGTTTCCGAAAAGGAACAATTCTTTGAGTATCAGAAAGATTACTTTGCCTCAGCACTGGATGTAGCTAACTCCCAACCAGTGAACGCTTACATCTTCGGTGATGCAGAAGATCCCTCGCTCACTCATAAGTTTCTGGATCTGCTGCTCAAGCATCGTCTTGAGGTCTATGAAGTGGACCAGACGGTTGAACGAAACGACAAGCGTTTTGAAGCCGGCAGCAGCTATGTGGTGCCTACTGATCAGATTCACTACCGAGTTATCCACGATCTTTTTGAGCCCAATACTTCTTTCCCGGACAGCGTATTCTATGATATTACCGGCTGGTCAGTAGTACAGGGATATGGCATCCAATATAACGAAGTAGAATCTGACAACTTCCAAAATTACCAGGGCCAACAGGTTGCTGAGCTTCCCGAGCGGAGCGGAACGGTTAAAGGCGGACAATCTGAATACGCCTACCTGCTCAAATGGTCGGATTACAATGCTTCACCTGCTTTATACGAATTGTTAAGTAATAATATTACCAGTCGCGTGGCTCATAAACCCTTCACCGCAAACGTGGCTTCAGGAGAAGAGGAATTCGGCTACGGCACTATAGTTGTTTCCGTACGCGAGCAGGACTTGTCCCCATCCGAGCTGCATCAAAAGCTGAGCGAGACGGCAGAAGCACACGACGTTACCTTCTATGCGGTGGATACCGGCATGACACCTTCCGGAATTGATCTGGGGAGCAATAACATCGAACCAGTTGAAAAGCCAGAAGTGGCCCTTGTCATTGGACCCGGTGTAAGCAGTTATGAGGTGGGTGAAGCCTGGTTCCTGTTAAACAAACACGCGGGAATAGAAGCGACCAAAATCCGAAAGCCGCAGTTCCCGCAAACCGATTTGCAACGTTATAATACCATTATACTCGTTGACGGGAACTACAGCGACTGGGACGAGCAGGCGGTAGAAAATCTAAAAAACTGGGTGCATGCCGGCGGCGTTCTCATTACGGATGAAGACGCTTCGGAATGGGCTATCAATCAAAAGCTGGTCAGTGAAGATCTGCTGCAAACCTTTCCCGAAGATACCACGGGCACGCCTCCTCGCTACGACTACGAAGAGCAGAGCGATCGCTGGAGAGCCAGTACTATTCCCGGCACCATTTTAGAGGCCGATATTGATACCTCCAATCCGCTTGCCTTTGGAGTACCGGACCGAAGTCAGTTGTTTATCAAGAACAGCAGCCTGTTTTTAAAGCAGAGTGACAATCCCTATGCAACCGTCGCTAAATATACCGACGAGCCTTTTGTGGGGGGACACATCAGTGACGAAAACCTGGATAAAGTCCGCGGAACTTCGCCACTTGTTGCCAAAGAGGAGGGCAGCGGAAAAGTCATTCTTTTTGCCGATGATCCCAACTTCCGCAGCTACTGGCATACGACCAGCCGCCTCTTTTTGAATGCCATTTTCTTTGGCCGGAACCTGAGTCTGTAA
- a CDS encoding Kelch repeat-containing protein → MKLSIITPTVVLLIGLLVLTADAQQSSGGWELIEGEELPTHRHENAYATVDNKLYLLGGRGERPVEAYDPATVEWETKATPPLSMHHFQAVSLDGKIYVIGAFNGGYPYEDPIPNVYIYDPSADEWTKGPEIPEDRRRGAAAAVAHEGKIYIAGGIQNGHADGHVRWLDEFDPETGEWNRLANAPRNRDHFQAAIIDGKLYAAGGRRSSQATGETFELTIPEVDVYDFDTGKWTPLPPSGDLPTERAGTTSIAVGKYVVVLGGESAAQTEAHAEVEALNTETGEWDALDSLNVGRHGTQAVLHKDKIYITAGSKVRGADEINSQEIYTIPDSLIGE, encoded by the coding sequence ATGAAATTATCAATAATTACACCAACAGTTGTACTTCTTATAGGATTACTGGTTCTTACCGCGGATGCCCAGCAATCATCAGGAGGCTGGGAACTGATTGAAGGGGAAGAGCTCCCCACGCACCGGCACGAAAATGCCTACGCCACTGTGGATAACAAGTTATACCTGCTTGGTGGACGCGGTGAACGGCCGGTGGAGGCCTACGATCCTGCAACAGTAGAGTGGGAAACCAAAGCCACACCCCCTCTTTCGATGCACCATTTTCAGGCGGTGTCGCTGGATGGAAAAATTTATGTAATCGGGGCTTTTAACGGTGGATATCCATATGAGGATCCGATCCCTAATGTCTATATCTATGATCCATCGGCGGATGAATGGACCAAGGGTCCCGAGATTCCCGAAGACCGGCGGCGGGGTGCGGCCGCAGCTGTGGCTCATGAGGGCAAGATCTATATAGCAGGCGGCATCCAAAACGGTCATGCTGACGGACATGTGCGGTGGCTGGATGAGTTTGATCCAGAAACAGGCGAATGGAACAGGCTGGCCAATGCCCCGCGCAACCGCGATCACTTCCAGGCAGCGATAATTGACGGGAAACTTTACGCAGCAGGGGGGCGGCGTAGCTCTCAGGCAACCGGCGAAACTTTTGAGCTGACGATTCCAGAGGTGGATGTGTATGACTTTGACACGGGTAAGTGGACGCCCCTCCCTCCTTCCGGCGATCTGCCGACCGAACGTGCAGGTACAACATCCATTGCCGTCGGAAAATATGTAGTGGTTTTAGGTGGGGAAAGTGCAGCCCAGACCGAGGCCCATGCCGAGGTGGAAGCTCTGAATACAGAAACCGGGGAATGGGATGCCCTCGATTCGCTGAATGTAGGTCGCCACGGCACGCAGGCTGTATTGCATAAGGATAAGATTTATATTACGGCGGGCTCCAAAGTGCGCGGTGCTGACGAGATCAACTCCCAGGAAATCTATACCATTCCGGATTCATTGATAGGTGAATAA
- a CDS encoding SusC/RagA family TonB-linked outer membrane protein has translation MKSSLLFFFLVVLAAGPHHALAQSISGTVTENGTGDPLPGVNILIEGTSQGAATDIAGKYEITNIEPGTYTLRARFIGYEEQSSEISLEANQALTVDFTLSQSSVSLDEVVVTGTGGPVEVRKLGNSIGRVGAEELENAPISNFSDVIQGRIPGLVGLPSSGVTGEGSRIRIRGSSSLSQSNEPIVLIDGVRVDRGGGFGGSVSAGGSASPSRLDDLNPEAIDRVEVLKGAAAATLYGTEASNGVIQVFTKKGSVSEPKFDFKVSQGTINYPKSIPDNTGFARTRAQADTMSQYIGGNISPYELVRENYLHELYETGLTQEYSGSVSGGTEGITYFVNARWSDEDGPLGGDNLVYPQGAGPLANDILKKGQLSTNLNIFPTENLQLRVISGYTSSNFETFQTGNNPYGVTSGAMHGKPELVGHQNRSGASYTATIEERIQQTVSQEVQHFNSSIGANYRPFDILTIDGTFGIDYTSQFSESRRPFGWNINDYASIETEGARRTSDRSNLNITVDVKSTLQNQISERFESTLIGGFQIFNQQNLVRGGEAVNFPGPGLDVSGAAANQNISEEYIEETQVGLFLQEQIGFDDFIFATIGGRYDTHSAFGAEFSGVFYPKLSLSVVPSDAPFWSGLGPFSSLRVRAAVGQSGLQPGAFDALTTYSSLTSATGPGIVPENLGNPNLKPEISTEYEVGIDAGLFNERLTVETTYWDRTVSDALVQRQFPVSGGFLQTQLDNIGELKGRGLELSIDAQIVENSNWSASVFAGSAYLWEQITSLGGAPPIKVGGSYPRYRQFLTEGYAPATNFGAQLPDVSEGHLPLDKRGLLQTLGRDYANVDPGQPAERELVLDYLNSLTPGTASLEELNNYVLLADKDGDGDQLDHHLGKPTPDWQGSFGGSVSFNNFRINTMFEYKAGNFYINNLTEGFRQRSAGIGRNTPASARVERDYVTGGVNASYEPQNNGQVRLDAAEEWLNELLALDPFPGLNTIQQADFLRWRELSVSYTVPQDFTDRLNVRRLSFSLSGRNLMLWTKYPGPDPEVNAIGRDGGSSLENNFLLGTDAWNMPIPRKVLLTLKLGL, from the coding sequence ATGAAATCATCGTTACTATTCTTTTTTCTCGTAGTGCTTGCGGCAGGACCGCATCATGCTCTTGCCCAAAGCATTTCGGGTACCGTTACAGAAAACGGCACCGGTGATCCGCTTCCGGGTGTTAACATTCTTATAGAAGGTACTTCTCAAGGTGCCGCAACGGATATTGCGGGGAAGTATGAAATAACCAATATAGAACCGGGTACATATACCCTTAGAGCACGCTTTATTGGCTACGAAGAACAATCAAGTGAAATTTCACTTGAAGCAAATCAAGCGTTGACTGTTGATTTTACTCTCAGCCAAAGCTCGGTCAGCCTAGACGAAGTGGTGGTCACTGGTACGGGTGGACCCGTAGAAGTGCGCAAACTCGGCAACTCTATTGGCAGGGTCGGTGCTGAAGAACTGGAAAACGCCCCTATATCGAACTTTTCAGATGTAATACAGGGTCGTATTCCCGGCCTCGTGGGACTCCCATCCAGTGGAGTAACAGGCGAAGGCTCCCGAATTCGTATTAGGGGATCATCCAGCCTCTCCCAAAGCAACGAACCGATCGTTCTTATCGATGGTGTTCGCGTTGACCGAGGCGGTGGATTTGGTGGTTCGGTAAGTGCAGGAGGTAGTGCCTCTCCATCACGGCTGGACGACCTGAATCCCGAAGCTATTGATCGGGTTGAAGTTCTTAAAGGCGCGGCTGCAGCTACTCTTTATGGTACGGAAGCCTCTAACGGTGTTATTCAGGTATTTACCAAGAAAGGAAGTGTAAGCGAACCTAAATTTGACTTCAAGGTTAGCCAGGGGACCATTAATTATCCAAAATCTATTCCCGATAATACCGGATTTGCACGAACGCGAGCACAGGCAGACACCATGAGCCAATATATAGGAGGTAATATTTCTCCCTATGAATTGGTCCGTGAAAACTACCTTCATGAGCTATATGAAACCGGCCTAACCCAAGAATATTCCGGCTCCGTAAGCGGAGGTACCGAAGGTATTACCTATTTTGTCAATGCTCGCTGGTCAGATGAAGACGGTCCGCTGGGGGGCGATAACCTTGTTTATCCCCAAGGTGCAGGTCCGTTGGCTAACGATATATTAAAAAAGGGCCAGCTTTCTACAAATCTCAATATTTTCCCAACTGAGAATCTTCAGTTAAGGGTTATATCCGGGTATACTTCTTCAAACTTTGAAACCTTTCAAACCGGTAATAACCCGTATGGAGTTACCTCCGGGGCTATGCATGGAAAGCCTGAGCTGGTCGGCCATCAAAACCGATCCGGGGCTTCTTATACTGCTACTATTGAAGAACGTATCCAGCAAACCGTTAGCCAGGAAGTCCAACACTTCAACAGCAGCATTGGGGCCAATTATCGTCCATTCGACATCCTGACCATTGATGGAACCTTTGGAATTGACTATACCAGTCAATTTAGTGAATCGCGACGGCCTTTTGGATGGAATATTAACGATTACGCCAGTATTGAAACCGAAGGCGCCCGGCGTACTTCCGATCGTTCAAACCTGAATATTACGGTGGACGTAAAAAGTACGTTACAAAATCAGATCAGCGAGCGTTTTGAATCTACTCTCATTGGAGGATTCCAGATTTTCAATCAACAGAACCTGGTTCGGGGCGGTGAAGCCGTTAATTTTCCCGGTCCGGGCTTAGATGTAAGCGGAGCTGCTGCAAATCAGAATATATCCGAAGAGTATATTGAAGAAACACAGGTTGGCCTTTTTCTTCAGGAACAGATTGGCTTTGACGACTTCATCTTTGCCACTATAGGTGGTCGTTATGATACCCACAGCGCTTTTGGTGCGGAATTCAGCGGAGTCTTTTATCCCAAACTTTCCCTCTCCGTCGTACCATCTGACGCTCCCTTCTGGAGTGGATTAGGGCCGTTTTCTTCTCTTCGAGTTCGGGCTGCTGTCGGTCAGTCGGGACTCCAGCCGGGTGCCTTTGATGCTCTTACAACCTACTCATCTCTTACCTCGGCTACGGGTCCCGGTATCGTTCCGGAAAATCTCGGAAACCCAAACCTGAAACCGGAAATCTCAACCGAATACGAAGTGGGAATTGATGCCGGACTCTTTAACGAGCGCCTGACGGTGGAAACCACCTATTGGGATCGTACTGTCAGCGACGCCCTCGTTCAGCGGCAGTTCCCTGTCAGTGGAGGATTTCTGCAAACCCAGCTCGATAATATTGGAGAGCTAAAAGGACGCGGTCTGGAACTAAGTATAGATGCCCAGATTGTAGAAAACAGCAACTGGTCGGCTAGTGTTTTTGCCGGAAGTGCTTACCTGTGGGAACAAATTACCTCCCTCGGTGGTGCTCCTCCTATTAAGGTTGGCGGAAGCTATCCGCGATATCGACAATTCCTGACGGAGGGTTATGCTCCTGCCACTAATTTTGGAGCCCAGCTGCCGGATGTGTCCGAAGGGCACCTGCCCCTCGACAAAAGAGGACTACTGCAGACCCTCGGACGAGACTACGCCAATGTAGATCCCGGTCAGCCTGCCGAACGTGAGTTGGTACTCGATTACCTGAATTCGCTCACACCGGGTACGGCCAGTCTCGAAGAGCTGAATAACTATGTATTGCTTGCAGATAAAGATGGAGATGGAGATCAACTCGACCACCATTTAGGCAAGCCTACGCCCGACTGGCAGGGTTCCTTCGGCGGATCTGTTAGTTTCAATAACTTCCGTATTAACACTATGTTCGAATATAAAGCCGGTAATTTCTACATAAACAATCTTACCGAAGGCTTTCGTCAACGCAGTGCCGGTATTGGTCGCAATACGCCCGCATCCGCTCGTGTAGAACGCGATTATGTTACGGGAGGCGTAAATGCAAGCTATGAACCCCAAAACAACGGTCAGGTCCGTCTGGATGCCGCGGAAGAGTGGTTGAATGAACTCCTGGCTCTGGATCCTTTTCCGGGACTCAATACCATTCAACAGGCAGATTTTCTCCGGTGGAGAGAGTTGAGCGTAAGCTATACCGTGCCTCAGGACTTTACAGACCGGCTGAACGTACGTCGACTGTCATTTTCGCTTTCAGGACGCAACCTCATGCTGTGGACCAAATATCCCGGTCCCGATCCCGAGGTCAATGCCATAGGACGTGACGGGGGCAGCAGTCTGGAAAATAACTTCCTGCTGGGTACCGATGCCTGGAATATGCCTATACCCCGCAAAGTACTGCTTACCCTTAAACTTGGCTTATAG
- a CDS encoding serpin family protein codes for MKNTKPNYLLLASLVISILFIGCSSLSTGQDGPEEFERRELPRQLSEQEAELVDGSGHFGFALMHQLVDDAPDQNHFVSPLSILMAYGMTMNGAEGETYTQMQETFGMEGMSREEINESARELLELLSQFDDNVQFNIANSIWYRDSFSIEEDFLVTNQDYYDAVIEAADFDDPATVDRINSWVDDKTEGLIDEILQGPIDPLTVMYLINAIYFDGDWTVPFDPENTQTKPFHLADGSTIETDMMHQEEQEDMHYRKGEDYEAVNLYYGDAGFSMTLVLPDKDVGLENWVNDLNWNKWQELTEGFNNVTLTLDMPKFETEYEIENFKKVLQEMGIVDAFNPAKSDFSRINPAHNDLHISDTRHKTFVRVNEEGTEAAAATSVGMNLTSVGPQSVQINFDRPFFYVIREVESETILFMGTMNDPSSS; via the coding sequence ATGAAGAACACGAAACCCAACTATTTGTTATTAGCTTCTCTTGTTATAAGTATACTCTTTATCGGATGCAGTTCTTTAAGTACCGGCCAGGATGGCCCGGAAGAATTTGAACGGAGGGAACTGCCGCGCCAGCTTTCTGAGCAGGAAGCAGAGCTGGTTGATGGTTCCGGCCATTTCGGCTTTGCCCTAATGCATCAACTGGTCGATGACGCCCCGGATCAAAATCACTTTGTATCTCCGTTGAGTATCCTGATGGCCTACGGGATGACCATGAACGGGGCCGAGGGAGAAACCTATACACAGATGCAGGAGACCTTTGGCATGGAGGGAATGAGCCGCGAAGAAATTAACGAGTCGGCACGCGAACTTTTAGAGCTGCTCAGCCAGTTTGATGATAACGTGCAGTTCAATATCGCCAACTCTATCTGGTACCGCGATTCCTTCTCTATTGAAGAAGACTTTCTGGTAACAAATCAGGACTATTATGATGCCGTCATTGAAGCCGCGGACTTTGATGATCCTGCAACAGTTGATCGGATAAACAGCTGGGTAGACGATAAAACCGAAGGCCTGATTGATGAAATATTACAGGGACCTATTGATCCGCTTACGGTCATGTATCTTATTAATGCCATTTACTTCGATGGTGACTGGACGGTGCCGTTTGATCCTGAAAATACCCAAACCAAACCTTTTCATCTTGCGGATGGAAGTACCATCGAGACCGATATGATGCACCAGGAAGAACAGGAAGACATGCACTACCGGAAGGGGGAAGATTATGAGGCGGTCAATCTGTACTATGGCGATGCCGGATTTTCCATGACCTTGGTCTTACCCGATAAAGATGTGGGGCTTGAAAACTGGGTAAACGATCTGAATTGGAATAAGTGGCAGGAGCTCACTGAAGGATTTAATAACGTAACCCTCACACTGGATATGCCCAAGTTTGAAACAGAATATGAGATTGAAAACTTCAAAAAGGTGCTGCAGGAAATGGGCATTGTCGATGCTTTCAACCCGGCAAAATCAGACTTCAGCCGGATTAACCCCGCCCATAATGATCTCCATATCAGCGATACCCGCCATAAAACCTTTGTCAGGGTAAATGAGGAAGGGACCGAAGCAGCTGCTGCTACCTCGGTTGGAATGAATCTTACCAGTGTGGGACCACAATCGGTACAAATAAACTTCGACCGACCCTTCTTCTACGTCATTCGGGAAGTGGAATCAGAAACGATACTTTTCATGGGTACCATGAACGACCCTTCATCCTCATAG
- a CDS encoding class I SAM-dependent methyltransferase — MENLDPVELSRQLKKPTGKTGSKVANKLNESNQKLYELGWKMLETEGLRQVLEIGFGNGRHLSHYFEMNPDVTITGVDFSEEMCEAARSFHPDLIANNRLTIHCADAADMPVPDQSFDLVVGLNIIYFWDPPKPYLNEIARVLKPSGKLLLGYRPRNSVEHLEFTKQNFIHYEPEELNILLSQYDFNIIYEQKNVYEKEAADGNPVEITDACLLAERQ, encoded by the coding sequence ATGGAAAACCTTGATCCCGTTGAGCTCTCCCGCCAACTAAAAAAGCCTACCGGTAAAACCGGAAGCAAAGTGGCAAACAAACTGAATGAGTCCAACCAGAAATTATATGAATTGGGATGGAAAATGTTGGAGACGGAAGGACTCCGGCAGGTGTTAGAAATTGGGTTCGGAAATGGCAGGCACCTGTCTCATTATTTTGAAATGAATCCGGATGTTACCATTACCGGCGTGGACTTCTCTGAAGAGATGTGTGAGGCAGCCCGCAGCTTTCATCCCGATCTTATTGCAAATAACAGGCTTACCATTCATTGTGCCGACGCCGCCGATATGCCAGTTCCCGATCAGTCGTTTGACTTAGTGGTTGGACTCAATATTATTTACTTCTGGGATCCTCCCAAGCCCTACCTTAATGAAATTGCCCGCGTGCTTAAGCCTAGTGGTAAACTCCTCTTGGGATACCGCCCCCGGAACTCCGTTGAACACCTGGAATTCACTAAGCAGAACTTCATTCATTATGAGCCGGAAGAACTTAATATCCTGCTATCCCAATATGACTTTAACATAATTTACGAGCAGAAAAATGTTTATGAGAAAGAAGCAGCCGATGGCAATCCGGTCGAAATTACCGATGCCTGCCTGTTGGCTGAGCGTCAATAA
- a CDS encoding carboxymuconolactone decarboxylase family protein, which yields MTKEQTIQAKSEPRLTPIENPQSLKLKLAYWYTERMIGKVLTPLKVHYARFPEGLGLSRKIMQTEQKCTLEPKLKHLIKVYIATLNGCAFCVDIGKANAQKEDMNPEVFDDLLRFEESDRFSKAEKAMLSYIDEVTRNKHVADATFERLQEYFNERSIVQITLLNAIENFYNLMNAPMNIGSDELCELMNGN from the coding sequence ATGACAAAAGAACAAACTATACAAGCCAAATCCGAACCTCGGCTAACTCCGATTGAAAATCCCCAATCCTTAAAATTAAAGCTGGCGTATTGGTACACCGAACGAATGATCGGCAAGGTGCTTACCCCGCTAAAAGTACACTATGCCCGGTTTCCCGAAGGGCTCGGACTTTCCCGGAAGATAATGCAAACAGAACAGAAATGTACGCTTGAACCCAAACTCAAACATTTAATCAAGGTATATATTGCCACGCTCAACGGTTGTGCCTTTTGTGTGGATATCGGAAAAGCAAACGCCCAAAAAGAGGATATGAATCCCGAAGTTTTTGATGACCTGCTCCGGTTTGAAGAAAGCGACCGGTTTAGCAAAGCCGAAAAGGCCATGCTATCCTATATCGACGAGGTCACCCGCAACAAGCACGTTGCTGATGCCACCTTTGAACGACTTCAAGAGTATTTCAACGAGCGGAGTATTGTCCAAATTACCCTCCTCAATGCCATTGAAAATTTTTATAACTTGATGAATGCTCCCATGAATATAGGCTCTGACGAATTATGTGAGCTTATGAACGGGAACTAA